One window of the Dermacentor andersoni chromosome 10, qqDerAnde1_hic_scaffold, whole genome shotgun sequence genome contains the following:
- the LOC140213691 gene encoding putative nuclease HARBI1 — protein sequence MAAVRLARLQLIAELLMRRERVFRDRTNIFEVFDEDELQRRFRFNRAGIAYLAELLRDNLQHPTRGSNNLSVEQEVVLALKFFATGGFLITAGNTINVHESTASRTVRWPSPNELAEVQTNFYGLGGFPCVVGAIDGTHGHRLSRPGFDGDVTGSGRSGKR from the exons ATGGCTGCCGTGCGGCTGGCTCGACTGCAACTGATTGCCGAGCTCCTGATGCGCCGCGAACGTGTGTTCCGGGATCGCACGAACATCTTCGAAGTTTTCGACGAAGACGAGCTTCAGAGGCGTTTCCGGTTTAATCGCGCTGGCATCGCCTACCTCGCCGAGCTCCTGCGTGACAATCTTCAGCATCCCACTCGTGGGAGCAACAATTTGAGCGTTGAGCAAGAAGTGGTGCTCGCGCTGAAGTTTTTCGCTACCGGTGGTTTTTTGATCACGGCCGGCAATACTATCAACGTGCACGAATCGACGGCCAGCCGCACCGTTCG CTGGCCCTCACCGAACGAGCTGGCTGAGGTGCAAACCAACTTCTACGGTCTGGGCGGCTTCCCCTGCGTGGTGGGTGCAATAGACGGCACGCACGGCCACCGATTG TCTAGACCAGGCTTTGACGGCGATGTCACAGGGTCTGGCCGGTCGGGCAAACGGTAA